In one Pseudarthrobacter oxydans genomic region, the following are encoded:
- a CDS encoding type II secretion system F family protein: protein MIGISPAAVVCGAVLGVGLWLVVFRSPLMRATTLTERIEPQLRSQNLESRLLNSAEQNLTPFGPLERILRPVFRDGMAALGRLNPSPGATARRLAQAGINKSSIDFRAEQLLWAAAGFVVSLGLILIGAAAGRFSPLFAALAVLGSAVGGFMLRDYWLGAQVRRREARMMAEFPSLAELMALAVSAGESATGALERVCRSAKGELSQEFSNILAETRAGKPLVTALQAFSGRTDLAPLVRFVDGIIVAVERGTPLADVLRAQAQDVRDTAKRDLMEAAGKKEIAMMVVVVNC from the coding sequence GTGATCGGGATTTCGCCGGCGGCAGTTGTATGTGGGGCTGTACTGGGCGTCGGCCTATGGCTCGTCGTGTTTAGATCCCCGCTCATGCGTGCCACCACACTGACAGAACGCATCGAGCCGCAGCTGAGGTCCCAGAACCTCGAATCACGGCTCCTGAACTCCGCGGAGCAGAACCTGACGCCCTTCGGACCGCTCGAAAGGATACTTCGCCCGGTTTTCCGTGACGGCATGGCGGCGCTGGGACGGCTGAACCCCTCGCCGGGAGCCACCGCCCGACGCCTGGCACAGGCAGGCATCAACAAATCTTCCATCGACTTCCGTGCGGAGCAGCTCCTGTGGGCTGCTGCAGGTTTCGTGGTTTCCCTTGGCTTAATCCTCATAGGAGCAGCAGCCGGGAGGTTCAGCCCCTTGTTTGCGGCCCTGGCAGTCCTGGGCAGCGCCGTGGGCGGCTTCATGCTGCGTGACTATTGGCTGGGCGCGCAGGTCCGTCGGCGGGAAGCACGAATGATGGCGGAGTTCCCGAGTCTCGCCGAACTGATGGCGCTCGCCGTCAGCGCAGGGGAGAGCGCAACCGGAGCGCTTGAGAGGGTCTGCCGCAGTGCCAAGGGCGAACTGTCCCAAGAGTTCTCGAACATTCTTGCCGAGACCCGGGCCGGCAAACCGTTGGTGACGGCACTGCAGGCATTCTCGGGCAGGACGGATCTGGCGCCACTGGTCAGGTTTGTTGACGGCATCATCGTCGCAGTTGAGCGAGGCACACCGCTCGCGGATGTCCTTCGTGCCCAGGCCCAGGACGTGCGGGACACAGCCAAACGGGACCTCATGGAAGCTGCGGGCAAGAAGGAGATCGCGATGATGGTCGTAGTTGTCAACTGTTAG
- a CDS encoding type II secretion system F family protein: protein MTSALLGVTAGTGLFLIWWSCWESPAHGPRERKASRLADLLASAGVDRVSPGGLLGTCLGLGLFVALVFYAISRSWPIAGCFALFAAWLPVSVLRWRAKKRSALLRQLWPDVVDHLRSAIRAGLPLPEALIQLGDKGPEELRHVFREFAADYRAGGQFDASLNKLKHRLADPVADRIVEALRLTREVGGSDLGRLLGTLAEFLRESARTRSELEARQSWTVNAARLAVAAPWIVMILLATRPEAVQAYNTAVGAAVLLGGLVVSLVCYSIMLRIGALPQDERVLR, encoded by the coding sequence ATGACGTCAGCATTGCTGGGGGTGACGGCAGGGACGGGCCTCTTCCTGATCTGGTGGTCCTGCTGGGAGTCTCCGGCACACGGTCCGCGGGAGCGGAAGGCCAGCCGCCTGGCCGATCTTCTCGCCTCCGCGGGCGTGGACAGAGTATCTCCGGGCGGATTGTTGGGTACGTGCTTGGGCCTGGGGCTCTTCGTGGCCCTGGTGTTCTACGCCATTAGCCGCTCCTGGCCAATCGCTGGCTGCTTCGCGCTGTTCGCGGCATGGCTCCCCGTCAGTGTCCTGCGCTGGAGGGCGAAAAAGAGAAGCGCCCTGTTGCGACAGTTGTGGCCCGACGTCGTCGATCACCTCCGCTCCGCGATACGCGCCGGTTTGCCGCTGCCCGAGGCACTGATTCAGCTGGGGGACAAAGGCCCCGAAGAGTTGCGGCACGTCTTTCGGGAATTCGCCGCCGACTATCGCGCGGGAGGCCAGTTCGATGCGTCGCTGAACAAGCTCAAACACCGGCTCGCCGACCCTGTCGCTGACCGCATTGTCGAGGCCCTGCGCCTCACCCGCGAGGTCGGGGGCTCCGATCTGGGCAGGCTGCTCGGTACGCTGGCCGAATTCCTCCGCGAAAGTGCTCGCACCCGCAGCGAACTTGAAGCGAGGCAGTCCTGGACCGTCAATGCGGCGCGCCTTGCTGTCGCTGCCCCGTGGATCGTCATGATCCTGCTGGCAACGCGGCCGGAAGCGGTGCAGGCTTACAACACGGCTGTAGGCGCGGCAGTCCTGCTCGGGGGACTGGTGGTTTCGCTGGTCTGCTACTCCATCATGCTAAGGATTGGCGCTCTTCCGCAGGATGAGCGGGTGTTGAGGTGA